From Bos mutus isolate GX-2022 chromosome 5, NWIPB_WYAK_1.1, whole genome shotgun sequence, one genomic window encodes:
- the SOAT2 gene encoding sterol O-acyltransferase 2: MEPRAAQVQRRERLGRQQEDRPSREGEPRSGGAECPGNAEVHRGPDLVQWTQHMQAVKTQLLEQAQGQLMELLDQAMWEAVQAYPLQDRPVPSIPPDSLRKTREPSLGKRKVFIIRKSLLDELMEVPHFRTIYHMFVAGLCVFIISTLAIDLIDEGRLMMEFDLLTFSFGQLPLALVTWVPMFLSTLLVPYQALRLWERPQSGGAWTLRVGLGCLLLAAHTVVLGILPVHVAVEYQLPPASRCVLVFEQVRLLMKSYSFLRETVPGTLWARGGEGIRAPSFSSYLYFLFCPTLIYRETYPRTPNVRWNYVAKNFAQALGCVLYACFILGRLCVPVFANMSQEPFSTRALVLSIMHATLPGIFMLLLIFFAFLHCWLNAFAEMLRFGDRMFYRDWWNSTSFSNYYRTWNVVVHDWLYSYVYQDGLWLLGGRARGAAMLGVFLVSAVVHEYIFCFVLGFFYPVMLLLFLVFGGPLNFTMHDRRTGPAWNVLMWTLLFLGQGIQVSLYCQEWYARRHCPLPQTTFWGLVTPRSWSCHT; encoded by the exons ATGGAGCCAAGGGCGGCCCAAgtgcagagaagagaaaggctaggAAGACAGCAGGAGGACCGGCCCTCCAGAGAAGGGGAACCCCGCTCTGGGGGTGCAGAATGTCCAG GAAACGCGGAGGTGCACAGAGGCCCAGATTTGGTGCAATGGACCCAGCATATGCAG GCTGTAAAGACACAGTTGCTGGAGCAAGCGCAGGGCCAGCTGATGGAGCTGCTGGATCAGGCCATGTGGGAGGCCGTTCAAGCTTACCCACTGCAAGACAGACCAGTGCCCTCCATCCCTCCAGACTCCTTGCGCAA GACCCGGGAGCCGTCCCTGGGGAAACGAAAAGTTTTTATCATCCGCAAGTCCCTGCTTGA CGAGCTGATGGAGGTGCCGCACTTCCGCACCATCTACCATATGTTTGTCGCCGGCCTGTGTGTCTTCATCATCAGCACCCTGGCCATCGACCTCATTGATGAGGGCAG GCTGATGATGGAGTTCGATCTACTGACCTTCAGCTTCGGACAGCTGCCCTTGGCTCTGGTGACGTGGGTCCCCATGTTCCTGTCCACTCTGCTGGTGCCCTACCAGGCCCTGCGGCTGTGGGAGAGGCCCCAGTCTGGAGGGGCCTGGACCCTGCGGGTGGGCCTGGGCTGCTTGCTGCTAGCTGCCCACACCGTGGTGCTTGGCATCCTCCCAGTCCACGTGGCAGTGGAGTATCAGCTCCCGCCAGCCTCCCGCTGTGTCCTAGTCTTTGAGCAG GTCAGGCTCCTGATGAAAAGCTACTCCTTCCTGAGAGAGACGGTACCTGGGACACTTTGGGCCAGAGGAG GTGAGGGGATCCGGGCCCCCAGTTTCTCCAGCTACCTCTATTTCCTCTTCTGCCCCACACTCATCTATAGGGAAACTTACCCCAG GACACCCAACGTCAGGTGGAATTATGTGGCCAAGAACTTTGCCCAG GCCCTGGGCTGCGTGCTCTACGCCTGTTTCATCCTGGGCCGCCTCTGTGTTCCTGTCTTTGCCAACATGAGCCAGGAGCCCTTCAGCACCCGTGCCCTGGTACTGTCCATCATGCATGCCACCTTGCCAG GCATTTTTATGCTGCTGCTCATCTTCTTTGCCTTCCTTCACTGTTGGCTCAACGCCTTCGCGGAGATGCTACGATTTGGAGACAGAATGTTCTATCGG gactgGTGGAACTCAACATCCTTCTCCAACTACTACCGCACATGGAACGTGGTGGTCCATGACTGGCTGTACAGCTACGTGTATCAAGATGGGCTTTGG CTCCTTGGTGGCCGGGCCCGAGGCGCGGCCATGCTGGGCGTGTTTCTGGTCTCAGCAGTGGTCCATGAGTACATCTTCTGCTTCGTCCTGGGATTCTTCTACCCCGTCATGCTGTTGCTCTTCCTTGTCTTTGGAG GGCCACTGAACTTCACGATGCACGACCGGCGCACGGGCCCAGCGTGGAACGTGCTCATGTGGACCTTgctcttcctgggccagggcaTCCAAGTCAGCCTGTACTGCCAGGAGTGGTATGCACGGCGccactgccccctgccccag
- the IGFBP6 gene encoding insulin-like growth factor-binding protein 6 produces the protein MTPHRLLPPLLLTLLLAARPGGALARCPGCGQGVSAGCPGGCAEEEDGGPAAEGCAEAGGCLRREGQQCGVYTPNCAPGLQCQPPEKEDLPLRALLQGRGRCGRARTPSGENPKESKPQAGTARSQDVNRRDQQRNSGTSTTPSRSNSGGVQDTEMGPCRKHLDSVLQQLQTEVFRGAHTLYVPNCDHRGFYRKRQCRSSQGQRRGPCWCVDRMGQPLPGSSEGGDGSSLCPTGSSG, from the exons ATGACCCCCCACAGGCTGCTGCCGCCACTGCTGCTAACTTTGCTGCTCGCTGCCCGCCCAGGAGGCGCCTTGGCAAGGTGCCCAGGCTGCGGGCAGGGGGTGTCGGCGGGTTGTCCAGGGGGCTGCGcggaggaggaggatggggggCCGGCGGCAGAAGGCTGTGCGGAAGCTGGGGGCTGTctcaggagggaggggcagcAGTGCGGGGTCTACACTCCCAACTGCGCCCCAGGACTGCAGTGCCAGCCGCCGGAGAAAGAGGATTTGCCTTTGCGGGCTCTGCTGCAGGGCCGGGGCCGCTGCGGCCGGGCGCGCACGCCCTCGG gagagaatcccaaggagagTAAGCCTCAAGCAGGGACCGCTCGCTCGCAGGACGTGAACCGCAGAGACCAACAGAGGAACTCGGGGACCTCTACCACTCCTTCCCGGTCCAATTCTGGGGGCGTACAAGACACTGAGATG GGTCCCTGCCGCAAACATCTGGACTCCGTGCTGCAGCAACTCCAGACCGAGGTCTTCCGCGGGGCTCACACCCTCTACGTGCCTAATTGTGACCATAGGGGCTTCTACCGGAAGCGGCAG TGCCGCTCCTCCCAGGGGCAGCGCCGAGGTCCTTGCTGGTGTGTGGATCGCATGGGCCAGCCCCTGCCCGGGTCTTCAGAAGGCGGCGATGGAAGCTCCCTCTGCCCCACCGGCAGCAGCGGCTaa